Proteins from a single region of Novosphingobium sp. CECT 9465:
- a CDS encoding replication initiator protein A translates to MPARAIQRSAEGAQLELFRSIPGDLSPRDAQDLMSWPFFSLAKRKRVTPIDFSMGETRISVEAVPEHGMATIWDADVLIWAASQIVEARDAGRPTSRLMATTPHEILAFTSRGTGRDHYDRLKAALDRLQSTTVATSIRQEHQRRRHRFSWINEWRELTDERGRAAGIELILPDWFYAGVVNRSLVLTIDRAYFQLTGGLERWLYRLVRKHGGHQAGGWSFDFAHLHLKSGALSPLKQFAFDVRSIVHRQALPGYRLAIEHAFGRERLLFVAEPVDPFDRAMRRLKLKPVDKLP, encoded by the coding sequence CAGGTGACCTGTCGCCGCGCGATGCCCAGGATCTTATGTCCTGGCCGTTCTTCAGCCTCGCCAAGCGAAAGCGCGTCACGCCCATCGATTTCAGCATGGGCGAGACCCGGATCTCGGTCGAGGCCGTGCCCGAGCATGGCATGGCGACCATCTGGGACGCTGACGTGTTGATCTGGGCGGCCAGCCAGATCGTCGAGGCCAGGGATGCAGGGCGTCCGACCTCGCGGCTCATGGCAACCACGCCCCATGAAATCCTTGCCTTCACCAGCCGGGGAACAGGGCGAGATCACTATGACCGGCTGAAGGCTGCGCTTGACCGGCTTCAGTCGACAACCGTGGCCACGTCCATCCGGCAGGAACACCAGCGGCGGCGGCATCGCTTCTCCTGGATCAACGAATGGCGTGAACTGACCGACGAGCGCGGCCGCGCGGCCGGGATCGAGCTCATCCTGCCCGACTGGTTCTATGCCGGCGTCGTCAACCGTTCCCTCGTTCTCACGATCGACCGCGCCTATTTCCAGCTGACCGGCGGTCTCGAGCGCTGGCTTTACCGTCTCGTGCGCAAGCATGGCGGACACCAGGCCGGCGGCTGGAGCTTCGATTTCGCCCACCTCCATCTCAAATCCGGAGCGCTCTCGCCGCTCAAGCAGTTCGCATTCGATGTCCGGTCGATCGTTCACCGGCAGGCGCTCCCCGGATACCGGCTCGCCATCGAACATGCCTTCGGCCGTGAGCGACTGCTCTTCGTTGCCGAGCCCGTCGACCCGTTTGACCGGGCCATGCGGCGGCTTAAGCTCAAGCCTGTGGATAAGCTGCCATGA
- a CDS encoding DUF2840 domain-containing protein: MNHGDHNASGTQRLRPDRALTEVELVWIEKRIEHWVRFGRIASERILSRRSRVVGFREGACIGFVQWSASDYGTVRSRIDILRCVGRAEAYTTVPFVRPGGELLLSIKGWPRVQRVLQAIDAVEAAGVDACDVAPDHWRHVHNRLTAGDAPRAYTPERHEAWLKRKAAGL, translated from the coding sequence ATGAACCACGGGGACCACAACGCATCCGGCACTCAGCGGCTGCGCCCGGACCGGGCACTGACCGAGGTCGAACTGGTCTGGATTGAAAAGCGGATCGAACATTGGGTCCGCTTCGGCCGCATCGCCAGCGAACGCATCCTCAGTCGGCGCAGCCGTGTCGTGGGGTTTCGTGAGGGGGCGTGCATTGGCTTCGTGCAATGGTCGGCGAGTGACTATGGCACGGTCCGCTCACGCATCGACATCCTGCGCTGCGTCGGTCGCGCGGAGGCCTACACCACGGTGCCCTTTGTGCGACCGGGCGGTGAATTGCTTCTCTCGATCAAGGGCTGGCCGCGGGTACAGCGCGTGCTTCAGGCGATCGATGCGGTGGAGGCCGCAGGCGTGGATGCGTGCGATGTCGCACCCGACCATTGGCGCCACGTCCACAACCGGTTGACCGCGGGCGACGCGCCGCGTGCCTACACGCCCGAACGCCACGAGGCATGGCTCAAGCGCAAGGCGGCCGGGCTATGA
- a CDS encoding S26 family signal peptidase has product MTPRSRRRTAWIGGLACLSLVTGLALPRPRPLIVWNAGASAPVGAYRVLYDGPVTVGDYVAIVPPAPLAAFMAERHYLPLGLPLIKRVAAQSGAVICRHEAAVSINGKPVAQAAERDHLGRALPVWSGCRALRPGELFVINGPQDSFDSRYFGPLGATQLLGKAVPLVTRDAPTAPLAWRRFSTRRSAQPLPEG; this is encoded by the coding sequence ATGACACCGCGTTCGCGACGTCGAACGGCATGGATCGGCGGCCTTGCCTGCCTCTCGCTTGTCACGGGTCTGGCGTTGCCGCGGCCACGTCCATTGATCGTGTGGAACGCCGGCGCAAGCGCACCTGTCGGAGCTTATCGGGTGCTGTACGATGGTCCAGTCACGGTTGGCGACTATGTCGCCATCGTACCGCCCGCACCGCTGGCTGCATTCATGGCTGAGCGCCACTATCTGCCGCTCGGGCTCCCACTGATCAAGCGCGTGGCGGCGCAGAGTGGTGCGGTGATCTGCCGACATGAGGCTGCCGTGTCGATCAATGGCAAGCCCGTCGCCCAGGCCGCCGAGCGCGATCATTTGGGGCGGGCATTGCCCGTCTGGTCTGGGTGCCGCGCGCTGCGCCCTGGCGAGCTGTTCGTCATCAATGGGCCGCAGGACAGCTTCGACAGCCGCTATTTTGGGCCGCTTGGCGCCACGCAGCTGCTGGGCAAGGCCGTGCCACTCGTGACCCGCGATGCACCGACGGCGCCGCTTGCATGGCGCCGGTTTTCCACCCGCAGGTCTGCCCAACCGCTACCAGAAGGATGA
- a CDS encoding DUF736 domain-containing protein: MILMQIGCFVRTKTGFVGRIRTISLDVQVRLVPTGAEPGGTAPDWQVYGVEPADADTALWSVGAAWTHARKDGGSYLAVAIDCPTFARPLRAHLVPSADKADQHLLYRAPSRARRTEGPER, from the coding sequence ATGATTCTCATGCAGATTGGATGCTTTGTCAGGACAAAAACCGGCTTTGTTGGGCGGATCCGAACGATCAGCCTCGATGTGCAGGTGCGACTTGTTCCTACCGGTGCTGAGCCCGGAGGCACCGCTCCGGACTGGCAGGTCTATGGCGTCGAACCCGCTGATGCTGACACCGCGCTCTGGAGCGTTGGCGCCGCCTGGACACACGCACGCAAGGACGGGGGATCCTACCTTGCCGTGGCGATCGACTGCCCGACCTTTGCGCGACCATTGCGCGCCCATCTCGTGCCGTCAGCAGACAAAGCAGATCAGCACCTGCTCTACCGGGCACCCTCGCGCGCGCGCCGGACAGAGGGGCCGGAGCGTTGA
- a CDS encoding lytic transglycosylase domain-containing protein produces MLVAVLGAIGGPPLGMSLALARPAAGLSADSNFAPHVETAARRFGIPEAWIWGVMRTESAGNSRAVSVKGAMGLMQLMPATWSGLTARYGLGSDPFDIAANIHAGTAYLREMFDRYGDLPTALAAYNAGPGRVDQWRSQGRPLPTETVNYVAQIVPSVGSGAPSVDRLPSPIAPQNLLSWRGAQLFVSRAATVSGNELRNSSDPQNDRPEAISGSAGLAGPRGDSLFVARAGQD; encoded by the coding sequence GTGCTTGTGGCCGTCCTGGGCGCGATCGGTGGTCCACCGTTGGGCATGTCGTTGGCGCTCGCACGCCCCGCAGCTGGTCTTTCAGCGGACAGTAATTTTGCGCCGCATGTGGAAACGGCAGCTCGCCGCTTCGGTATTCCCGAAGCGTGGATCTGGGGCGTGATGCGAACCGAGAGTGCCGGCAATTCGCGCGCTGTCTCGGTAAAGGGGGCAATGGGGCTCATGCAGCTCATGCCTGCCACCTGGAGCGGGCTGACGGCACGATATGGCCTTGGCAGCGATCCATTCGACATTGCTGCCAACATCCATGCAGGCACCGCCTACCTTCGTGAAATGTTCGACCGCTACGGCGATCTGCCGACTGCGCTTGCGGCCTATAACGCTGGCCCCGGCCGGGTGGATCAATGGCGCTCTCAGGGTCGACCATTGCCGACCGAGACCGTCAACTATGTCGCACAGATTGTCCCCTCTGTGGGTAGCGGGGCGCCGTCGGTTGACCGCTTGCCATCACCTATTGCGCCGCAGAACCTGTTGTCGTGGCGCGGTGCACAGCTGTTTGTGTCTCGCGCCGCGACGGTGTCTGGCAATGAATTGCGCAATTCTTCCGATCCACAAAATGACCGCCCAGAGGCGATCTCGGGCTCGGCAGGTCTCGCAGGGCCGCGCGGTGACAGTCTGTTCGTGGCCCGTGCCGGGCAGGACTGA
- a CDS encoding DUF3363 domain-containing protein, with the protein MSTDDNDFSVRPGKGRDAGQGSGRRSQSLAAQVRRAAARAGYARRGNARGKGTGTLGRGRIAQLRLTAGSHRRRVVIKARVVRHKGARFRAAPMARHIAYLKRDGVTRDGREGILFDASNDQADGEAFAGRCADDRHHFRFIVSPEDADQMADLKAFTRELMRDMSQDLETQLDWVATDHWNTDNPHVHVLVRGVAHDGRDLIIDRDYIRAGLRARAEERVTIELGLRSEQDLRTALEREVEADRWTSLDRRLQRLAEELSGIADLRPSSGDDPEVRRLLIGRAEKLERLGLAGREGAGLWTIKPDAEATLRDLSIRTDIIKTMHRAFAGKGRDPDVAAFVLHDGPPAAPVIGRLAERGHYDELSGTAYAIIEATDGRTHHLRFDNLELTGDAAPGSIVEVRSWADRNGTPRMSLATRSDLSLGEQITARGATWLDRQLLARDPIATGTGFVDEVQDALAARSAHLETQGLAKAQPGGFVFARNLIETLQARDVAQAANEIAVETGLTHQPSASGAYVSGTYRARVDLSSGRFAMIDDGLSFQLVPWRPALEPHLGKHVTGTLTPTGSVDWALGKGRGIGL; encoded by the coding sequence ATGAGCACAGACGACAATGATTTTAGCGTTCGCCCGGGAAAGGGGCGCGATGCGGGGCAGGGGAGTGGGCGTCGCTCGCAGAGCCTGGCCGCACAGGTCAGGCGTGCGGCAGCCCGAGCGGGCTATGCCCGGCGGGGGAATGCAAGAGGCAAAGGGACAGGCACCCTTGGTCGCGGCCGGATCGCACAGTTGCGGTTGACGGCGGGCAGTCATCGCAGGCGCGTTGTGATCAAGGCACGGGTCGTCCGTCACAAAGGCGCAAGGTTTCGCGCAGCCCCCATGGCCCGTCATATAGCCTATCTCAAACGTGACGGGGTCACACGAGATGGACGCGAAGGCATCCTGTTCGACGCATCGAACGATCAAGCCGATGGCGAAGCCTTCGCCGGGCGATGCGCTGACGACCGGCATCATTTCCGGTTCATCGTGTCACCGGAGGATGCGGATCAGATGGCTGATCTCAAGGCATTCACGCGCGAACTGATGCGGGACATGAGTCAGGACCTGGAGACGCAGCTCGACTGGGTCGCGACCGACCACTGGAACACCGACAATCCGCACGTGCATGTGCTTGTTCGCGGTGTCGCGCACGACGGCCGGGATCTCATTATCGACCGCGATTACATTCGTGCGGGACTAAGGGCGCGCGCAGAAGAGCGTGTTACGATCGAGCTTGGTCTACGCAGTGAACAGGACCTGCGGACCGCGCTGGAGCGCGAGGTCGAGGCCGATCGCTGGACCAGCCTCGACAGGCGTCTGCAGCGTCTTGCCGAGGAGCTTTCCGGCATTGCGGATTTGCGCCCGTCGTCCGGCGACGATCCGGAAGTACGCCGCCTTTTGATCGGGCGGGCAGAGAAGCTCGAGCGGCTTGGTCTTGCCGGGCGCGAAGGGGCAGGACTGTGGACGATCAAACCTGATGCCGAAGCGACGCTGCGGGACCTCTCGATCCGCACGGACATCATCAAGACCATGCACCGTGCCTTTGCCGGAAAGGGGCGAGATCCTGATGTTGCAGCATTTGTGCTCCATGATGGCCCACCTGCAGCGCCGGTGATCGGCCGGCTTGCGGAACGCGGGCATTATGACGAACTCTCCGGAACAGCCTATGCCATCATCGAAGCGACTGACGGGCGCACCCATCACTTGCGCTTCGACAATCTGGAACTGACAGGCGACGCAGCACCGGGCAGCATCGTCGAAGTCCGAAGCTGGGCCGATCGCAACGGAACACCGCGCATGTCGCTTGCCACGCGCAGCGACCTCTCGCTCGGTGAACAGATCACGGCGCGCGGCGCGACCTGGCTGGACCGGCAGCTGTTGGCTCGCGACCCGATTGCGACCGGCACCGGGTTCGTCGATGAAGTTCAAGACGCCTTGGCGGCCCGCTCAGCCCACCTCGAGACGCAAGGCTTGGCGAAAGCGCAGCCAGGCGGGTTCGTCTTTGCACGGAACCTGATCGAGACCCTACAGGCGCGCGACGTCGCCCAAGCGGCAAATGAGATTGCGGTTGAAACAGGTCTCACGCACCAACCGTCGGCATCCGGTGCCTATGTGAGCGGCACCTATCGCGCACGCGTCGATCTTTCGTCCGGGCGCTTTGCGATGATCGACGACGGGTTGAGCTTCCAACTGGTCCCCTGGCGTCCAGCGCTTGAGCCGCATTTGGGCAAGCATGTCACCGGAACGCTGACACCCACGGGGTCGGTCGACTGGGCGTTGGGCAAGGGCAGGGGGATCGGGCTATAG
- a CDS encoding conjugal transfer protein TraG has product MSATRILWGQICAVVTIVLLSVWWATQWTAAALGFQSELGAPWFSVGVYPVYMPLSFFWWWFAFDAYAPHVFETGGLIAAAGGILAVVVAIAMSVWRAREARRAETYGSARWASPEEVARAGLLRQDGVVLGRFGRDYLRHDGPEHVLCFAPTRSGKGVGLVVPTLLTWPGSVIVHDIKGENWQLTAGFRKAHGHVLLFDPTNPASSRYNPLLEVRRGKWEVRDVQNVADVLVDPEGSLEKRNHWEKTSHALLVGAILHVLYAEPDKTLAGVAAFLSDPSRPITAALNLMKSTPHLGKDGVHPVVASAAQELLNKSDNERSGVLSTAMSFLGLYRDPVVAEVTGASDWRIDDLVEGRVPTSLYLVVPPSDISRTKPLIRLILNQVGRRLTEELDARRGRPRQNLLLMLDEFPALGRLDFFESALAFMAGYGIKSFLIAQSLNQIEKAYGPSNAILDNCHVRVAFATNDERTAKRVSEALGTATEMRAMKNYAGHRLSPWLGHLMVSRSETARPLLTPGEIMQLPPEDEIVMVAGLAPIRGRKARYFEDPRLARRVMTPPVLAKSEEPAAPHEWSLVPSDHKAVAPSSEAPARASREGEGWQGDGASPPASGNEETEAAAAAEDGGLRQQPELQAPDEMEPTPRVPVNEFDFVEDDMEVDAARLRRANDRLMSGTARTASLDPDDGIDL; this is encoded by the coding sequence ATGTCTGCAACCAGGATATTGTGGGGTCAGATCTGCGCTGTGGTCACGATCGTCTTGTTGTCGGTCTGGTGGGCGACCCAGTGGACGGCGGCCGCCTTGGGCTTCCAGTCCGAACTTGGCGCGCCCTGGTTCAGCGTTGGCGTCTATCCTGTCTATATGCCGCTGTCCTTCTTCTGGTGGTGGTTCGCATTTGATGCCTATGCCCCGCACGTTTTCGAGACCGGTGGTCTGATCGCTGCCGCCGGCGGAATCCTTGCCGTCGTGGTGGCGATTGCCATGTCCGTCTGGCGCGCGCGGGAAGCGCGGCGCGCGGAAACTTACGGTTCGGCGCGCTGGGCGTCTCCCGAAGAAGTCGCCCGCGCCGGGCTGCTGCGCCAGGATGGTGTCGTGCTCGGCAGGTTCGGCAGGGACTATCTGCGCCATGACGGGCCCGAGCATGTGCTGTGCTTTGCCCCGACGCGTTCTGGCAAGGGCGTCGGCCTTGTCGTACCCACCCTGCTGACCTGGCCGGGATCCGTCATCGTTCACGACATCAAAGGCGAGAACTGGCAACTCACCGCGGGTTTTCGCAAAGCACACGGACATGTGCTCCTGTTCGATCCCACCAATCCCGCCTCATCGCGCTACAATCCACTCCTCGAGGTTCGGCGCGGAAAATGGGAGGTTCGCGACGTCCAGAATGTCGCCGACGTGCTCGTTGACCCGGAAGGCTCGCTTGAAAAGCGCAATCACTGGGAGAAAACCAGCCACGCACTTCTCGTCGGGGCTATCCTCCACGTTCTCTACGCCGAACCCGACAAGACCCTTGCTGGCGTGGCGGCCTTCCTGTCCGACCCGTCGCGTCCAATCACCGCGGCTCTCAATCTCATGAAGTCGACGCCCCACCTCGGCAAGGACGGTGTCCATCCGGTGGTGGCATCCGCCGCCCAGGAGTTGCTCAACAAGAGCGACAATGAGCGCTCGGGCGTCCTGTCGACCGCCATGTCGTTCCTTGGCCTCTATCGTGATCCGGTCGTGGCGGAAGTGACGGGCGCGTCGGACTGGCGGATCGACGATCTTGTCGAGGGGAGGGTGCCAACATCGCTCTATCTCGTGGTTCCGCCCTCGGACATCAGCCGAACCAAGCCGCTCATCCGGTTGATCCTCAATCAGGTCGGCAGGCGTCTGACCGAGGAGCTTGATGCACGACGCGGGCGGCCTCGCCAGAATCTGCTCCTCATGCTTGACGAGTTTCCCGCACTTGGCCGTCTCGATTTCTTCGAATCCGCGCTGGCCTTCATGGCGGGCTACGGGATCAAGAGCTTCCTCATTGCCCAGTCACTGAACCAGATCGAAAAGGCTTACGGGCCGAGCAATGCGATCCTCGACAATTGCCATGTTCGGGTTGCTTTTGCGACCAATGATGAGCGGACCGCCAAGCGCGTGTCTGAAGCCTTGGGCACCGCAACGGAAATGCGGGCCATGAAGAACTATGCGGGGCACCGCCTCTCACCATGGCTTGGTCATCTGATGGTCTCGCGCAGCGAAACGGCTCGCCCGCTCCTGACACCCGGTGAAATCATGCAGCTGCCGCCAGAAGACGAGATCGTCATGGTGGCGGGCCTGGCGCCAATCCGCGGTCGCAAAGCGCGCTATTTTGAAGATCCTCGCCTGGCCCGGCGGGTCATGACGCCACCGGTTTTGGCAAAAAGCGAGGAACCGGCGGCGCCTCACGAATGGAGCTTAGTTCCGTCGGATCATAAGGCTGTGGCGCCGTCCAGCGAAGCGCCAGCTCGGGCGAGCCGGGAAGGGGAAGGATGGCAAGGTGATGGCGCATCCCCGCCTGCCTCCGGGAACGAGGAAACGGAGGCAGCTGCAGCTGCAGAGGATGGAGGGTTACGCCAGCAGCCTGAACTGCAAGCGCCTGACGAAATGGAACCGACGCCGCGGGTGCCGGTCAACGAGTTCGATTTTGTCGAAGACGACATGGAAGTGGACGCCGCGCGTCTGCGGCGCGCGAACGACCGGCTGATGTCTGGTACGGCACGGACGGCGTCGCTGGACCCCGATGACGGGATCGATCTGTGA
- a CDS encoding CopG family transcriptional regulator yields the protein MKRSIRLSADLARHLADHASARRVSQAAVIEAALSSHLSPDGPERLEAAFARRLDRLGRQLDRLQWHVELSNETLALFIRFWLTTTPPLPDAALKAAQASGKERWERFVETLNRRIELGPRLRDDVAMDRDPPSSRPG from the coding sequence GTGAAGCGGAGCATTCGCTTGTCGGCGGACCTTGCTCGCCATCTCGCCGATCATGCGTCAGCTCGCCGTGTATCGCAGGCTGCCGTCATCGAGGCCGCACTGTCCTCCCACCTCTCGCCAGATGGTCCTGAGCGACTCGAAGCCGCGTTTGCCCGGCGGCTGGATCGGCTCGGTCGTCAGCTGGACCGACTTCAATGGCATGTCGAACTCTCCAACGAGACGCTGGCGCTCTTCATTCGCTTCTGGTTGACGACGACTCCGCCCTTGCCTGATGCCGCGCTCAAAGCGGCCCAGGCCAGTGGCAAAGAACGGTGGGAGCGATTTGTCGAGACGCTCAATCGTCGGATCGAGCTCGGGCCCCGCTTGCGCGACGATGTCGCGATGGATCGCGACCCGCCTTCATCGCGACCCGGCTAA
- a CDS encoding ATP-binding protein: MSLVGMASGAHATCWAGGDPLVQRLQASVDTSPKAALPAIDAALARLGKAEPDGKEQRAWLLAARTAALVGLLRYEQGEKAAREGLAEAGQDPVLRIELLDQLVAISFGRPAPELKSMLDELGRLRTKVSKGSAAAVCAGNGMTLLQRALGLTEDAMRTGGEAYRTAKAHRLEAQAAYIAVNLSVLTLASGDVEQAGDLANEAADWARNNGFTYQQLLAAFMQARVASSGDPALAAERFLTAAQLSRQLGIPSGAADQGACGALLALGKLDAAEASCRQAERHLDPSDEAARVYTGNILGEIELARGTPAKALARFDDLLSQAAGPAYRLVADKIRRNRATALAQLGRHREAYQDLKTVNEHIVARSDAQRARALADARARFGWDRQRLANAELERDLARAAARDQARRLWLWTAGGWAALLAALLTWVIVTGKRHRRKLERLADEARDIARTKAELLANMSHEIRSPLGSLTLAATRLSQSAEIPVDSRQRAERLGRAGERLIGLLDDLLLFSRIDAGRLPVVAAPFDPRQLLRETALLAEPKVTAVGASLLVEIDEAAPLLVNGDANRLGQILTNLLDNAVRHSGATQIILSLVPAENGQYRVTVADNGIGIPAERRELMFQRFAQIDGSGASSEGSGLGLAICKGLAELMGGEIRVEGAARGVRISVTMPRSIGSHASAPLMVAA, encoded by the coding sequence GTGAGCCTGGTCGGAATGGCGAGCGGTGCACATGCCACCTGCTGGGCAGGTGGCGACCCGCTGGTGCAGCGCCTGCAGGCCAGCGTCGATACAAGCCCAAAGGCTGCCCTGCCAGCGATTGATGCGGCGCTTGCGCGGCTTGGTAAAGCTGAGCCGGATGGGAAGGAGCAAAGAGCTTGGCTGCTGGCGGCGCGTACTGCAGCGCTTGTGGGCTTGCTGCGTTATGAGCAGGGCGAAAAGGCCGCACGCGAGGGCTTGGCGGAAGCAGGACAAGATCCTGTCCTTCGGATTGAGCTGCTGGACCAGCTTGTCGCCATATCCTTCGGACGACCAGCGCCTGAACTGAAATCCATGCTCGATGAACTTGGCCGGTTGCGCACCAAGGTATCTAAAGGGAGTGCGGCTGCGGTCTGTGCTGGCAATGGCATGACCCTCCTTCAACGCGCGCTTGGATTAACCGAAGATGCGATGCGAACCGGCGGCGAAGCCTATCGGACAGCCAAGGCGCACAGGCTTGAGGCGCAGGCCGCCTATATCGCAGTCAATCTCTCGGTTCTGACGCTCGCATCGGGCGATGTCGAGCAGGCCGGTGACCTTGCAAATGAGGCCGCTGACTGGGCGAGGAATAACGGCTTCACTTATCAGCAATTGCTGGCTGCGTTCATGCAGGCCCGCGTCGCGTCATCCGGCGATCCCGCGCTCGCGGCCGAACGGTTTCTCACAGCCGCACAATTGTCGCGCCAACTGGGAATCCCATCGGGTGCTGCCGACCAGGGGGCCTGCGGTGCATTGCTGGCGCTCGGAAAGCTTGATGCAGCAGAGGCTTCTTGCCGACAGGCAGAACGCCACCTTGACCCGTCTGACGAGGCCGCCAGGGTCTATACGGGCAATATCCTGGGTGAAATCGAACTCGCGCGTGGGACCCCAGCCAAGGCGCTTGCGCGTTTCGATGACCTTCTCAGCCAGGCTGCCGGCCCAGCCTATCGCTTGGTTGCCGACAAGATCCGGCGCAACCGGGCAACGGCCCTTGCGCAGCTTGGCCGCCATCGAGAAGCCTATCAGGACCTCAAGACAGTCAATGAGCATATTGTGGCCCGCAGCGACGCCCAGCGCGCCCGCGCTCTTGCTGATGCGCGAGCACGCTTTGGGTGGGACCGTCAGCGGCTCGCCAACGCTGAACTTGAGCGCGATCTTGCGCGCGCTGCCGCGCGCGACCAGGCACGCCGGCTCTGGCTCTGGACGGCCGGAGGTTGGGCGGCGTTACTGGCGGCGCTGCTGACCTGGGTCATCGTGACCGGCAAGCGGCATCGGCGCAAGCTCGAGCGCCTGGCTGACGAGGCTCGGGACATCGCTCGCACAAAGGCCGAATTGCTCGCGAACATGAGCCATGAAATCCGCTCGCCGCTCGGCAGCCTGACGCTCGCCGCCACGCGCCTGTCGCAGTCGGCCGAAATCCCGGTCGATAGCCGACAGCGCGCCGAGCGGCTTGGCCGCGCGGGCGAACGGCTCATCGGGCTGCTCGACGACCTGCTCCTCTTCTCACGGATCGATGCGGGCAGACTGCCGGTTGTGGCAGCGCCGTTCGATCCTCGGCAGCTCCTGCGTGAAACAGCACTTCTGGCTGAACCCAAGGTGACGGCAGTCGGTGCAAGTCTGCTGGTCGAGATCGATGAAGCGGCCCCGTTGCTCGTAAACGGTGATGCGAACCGCTTGGGTCAGATTCTGACCAACTTGCTTGACAATGCGGTCCGTCATTCCGGCGCGACGCAGATCATCCTGTCGCTGGTGCCAGCAGAAAACGGGCAATATCGTGTGACCGTTGCCGACAACGGCATTGGCATTCCCGCAGAACGCCGTGAGCTCATGTTCCAGCGCTTTGCGCAGATCGACGGCTCGGGTGCCTCAAGTGAAGGGTCGGGTCTTGGCCTTGCCATCTGCAAGGGGCTTGCTGAACTGATGGGCGGCGAAATCAGGGTCGAGGGCGCAGCCCGGGGCGTGCGGATCAGCGTCACCATGCCTCGTTCGATCGGAAGCCACGCGTCTGCCCCGCTCATGGTAGCCGCGTGA
- a CDS encoding response regulator transcription factor has translation MNRGITPKGDAQTASLQGTAHPVILVEDDELMRDEIVGLLSEVGYAVRAFAGADQLFAAEPEPSGVIILDLRLKGPSGLLMQQKLGQRADIQIIFISGRADVEDAVAAMKAGAFEFLVKPFRSQALIDAVGGAFDRLGDARVEMSHVEAVRAAYESLTETEREIALLLAGGLRNKQVAFMSGKAENTVKVHRARVMQKMGVNSLIELSRQLQRIGITGDGSA, from the coding sequence ATGAACAGAGGGATCACACCCAAGGGTGATGCGCAGACCGCGTCGCTGCAAGGGACCGCGCATCCGGTCATTCTCGTGGAGGATGACGAGCTGATGCGCGATGAAATTGTCGGCCTGCTCTCCGAGGTCGGCTATGCCGTGCGCGCTTTTGCGGGCGCAGATCAATTATTTGCGGCCGAACCCGAGCCTTCCGGTGTCATCATCCTGGACTTGCGTCTCAAGGGCCCAAGTGGCCTGCTGATGCAGCAGAAGCTTGGCCAGCGCGCGGACATCCAGATCATCTTCATTAGCGGTCGTGCCGATGTCGAGGATGCGGTCGCAGCGATGAAGGCCGGTGCGTTCGAGTTTCTGGTCAAGCCGTTTCGCTCACAGGCTCTAATCGATGCCGTTGGCGGCGCCTTCGACCGGCTTGGGGATGCCAGGGTTGAGATGAGCCACGTTGAGGCTGTTCGCGCCGCTTACGAAAGCCTCACCGAAACGGAACGCGAGATTGCGTTGCTGCTGGCGGGAGGCCTGCGCAACAAGCAGGTCGCTTTCATGTCAGGTAAGGCCGAGAACACCGTCAAGGTGCATCGCGCGCGCGTGATGCAAAAGATGGGTGTAAACTCGCTGATCGAGCTGTCGCGGCAATTGCAGCGGATCGGAATAACGGGCGATGGCTCCGCCTGA
- a CDS encoding tyrosine-type recombinase/integrase, with translation MQQMIYGTNGQRKYLTNSERRSFLSAAARFEPETLTLCWVISATGCRISEALSLTASSIDRHDRMIIIECLKKRRRGVYRSVPVPAELIDLLQEVHDLGGHIGQGKEPVKLWTFSRVTAYRRIRKVMESVDLNGSHAMPKGLRHCFGVAAIQSQVPLNMVQRWLGHADMRTTAIYAAAMGPEERNIARRMWRINALKIPDISREALK, from the coding sequence ATGCAACAGATGATCTATGGCACCAATGGCCAACGCAAATATCTCACGAACTCGGAGAGGCGGTCGTTTCTTTCCGCTGCTGCAAGGTTTGAACCGGAAACCTTGACTTTGTGCTGGGTCATTTCGGCGACGGGTTGTCGGATCTCCGAGGCGCTTTCACTTACTGCCAGCAGTATCGACCGGCATGATCGCATGATCATCATTGAGTGCCTGAAGAAGCGGCGGCGCGGGGTCTACCGCTCTGTCCCCGTACCGGCTGAATTGATCGATCTGCTCCAGGAGGTGCATGACCTTGGCGGACATATCGGCCAAGGCAAAGAGCCCGTTAAACTTTGGACCTTCTCGCGCGTTACGGCCTATCGCCGCATCCGCAAGGTTATGGAATCGGTTGACCTCAATGGCTCACACGCCATGCCGAAAGGCCTGCGCCATTGCTTTGGCGTGGCAGCCATACAGTCTCAGGTTCCGCTGAACATGGTCCAGCGCTGGCTTGGCCATGCTGATATGCGCACAACCGCCATCTATGCTGCAGCGATGGGTCCCGAAGAGAGGAACATTGCCCGTCGCATGTGGCGCATCAATGCGCTGAAAATACCCGATATTTCGCGAGAAGCCCTCAAGTAG